The sequence below is a genomic window from Parcubacteria group bacterium.
ATTGGCAAATAAAATTCTTTGTGAACCCACTACTAATTTTGGTTGCGCTTTAATCAGGCGGGAATGCTTTGAAAAGCATGGTTTTTTGTCTGAATATGATGCGATCAAATGTTGGCATGGAGTGGAGGTTTTTTTCAAAAAACGTTTCATTAAAAGCAGAAACTATTCCGACGATATTTACGAAATGGTTTAATTAACATATCGTTACTGATAATTCCTCGGAAATTTTTAAAACGAAAATGAAAATCCTTATCGGCACGCCAATCCATATTTGTAAGGACTATTGCATGGAGCGATGGCTCCAAAACGTAGTCGAACTCCGTCTAAAATATCCGGCCGATTTGCTTTTGGTTGATAATTCCCCAGGGCTTGAATATGTGGAGAAAATGAAGGGGTACTGTGCGAAATATGGAATAAAAAATTATAAGATTGAACACATAGAACTTCCCCAGGAAAAGGTTTATCACGAAAAAATAGCCCGCTCAAGGGAGATAATCAGACAAGAAATGCTTGCCCATGATTATGATGCTTGGTTTACATGGGAATCCGACCAGCTCATACCAACCAATACTTTGGGCGAACTGGTTAGGATAATGAAGGGTGGAAATTTTATGATGATTAATCCCAATAACTGGGCAAGGGGGGTTCCCGATCAGCCCAATACCGACCACGGCCTTTCTTTAATTAAAAGAGAAGTTCTGGAAAAGCATGGTTTCCTGCTTGAGTTTGGCACCGATCCTGAGATGCCAAAAAACTGGGACGAAAGCGATGCTTGGTTTAAGAAACGCGTTCTAAGGGATGGAGGCAATTTTATTGAACTTTATGGCGTTATTGAACCAGTTTATCACTTAAACGAATAATTTATGCAACTTGGAATAACCACAATTCAACGCGACAGAGCTCCATGGATAAAAGAATGGGTTGCATTTCATTATTTAGTCGGCTTCAGGAAATTTTATATCTATACTCACATGTGCTTGGATAACACGGAAGAGATTCTTAATGGTTTAAAAAATAAATTTGACATTACAATAATTCCGGTGGGGCCAGAGGTTGAAACGGCCCAAATGACGTCTTATCAGCATTCCTGCGACAATTTCCTGAAAGAAGTGGATTACATGGCGTTCATTGATAGTGATGAATTTTTATTCCCCACAGCTCATGATTCTATGGAAACTGCGCTGGCTGAATTTAACGATAAAAAAATATCCGCCCTAGGTGTTTATTGGTCGTGTTTTGGAAGCAGTGGATATATTGAAGAACCGCCCGGTTTGATTATTGAAAATTATAGACGCAGAGCCGATGGCAATTTTGAGGCCAACCACCATGTAAAAAGCATTGTCCGCGGAAGGCAAGCCGCCTCATCCGTTCAAGTTGGTGAGAACGCGCATTTATTCAAAACTCCTCTTGGCACATTTGATGAGAATCTAAGGCCGATTACCTGCGGTCTTGAGATAAACTATGAGCCCACATATGAAAAATTTCGTATTAACCATTATATTTGCCAAAGCCGTTCATATTTTTTAAATTTCAAAAAAATTAACGTGGCGATTTTCAAGGAAAGAATTAAACCGGAATCCTGGTGGGAGGAACATGATATAAATGATGTTTTAGACAATTCAACGGACAAATTTATCGGGCCATTAAAAAATATTTTAAATTCCATATGAATCCCGTTAGAAATAAAAAATCAGAGATTTTTGCCGACACGTCTGAAGCGAGTCGGATTTCTAACGGGATGAAAATCCTCATCGGCACGCCAATCCACGAATGCAAGGATTATTGCATGGAAAGATGGCTGGAGAATGTTGCCAAACTTCAGCAACAGACCCCTGCCAATTTATTTTTGGTAGATAATTCGCCCGGGTTGGATTATGTGGAGAAAATCAAAAATTACTGTGCGAAATATGGAATTACGAATTACAAAATAGAACATTTGGAAATCAATCAGGCGCAAGGAGCGGACGAGAGGATCGGCCGTTCAAGAGAAATAATCAGGCAGGAAATTCTTTCCCATGATTATGACGCTTGGTTCTCCTGGGAATGCGACCAAATTATACCGGCGAATGCCTTGGATAAATTGATTGATATAATGAAAATAGGGGATTACGCGATGGTTAGCCACGGTTCATGGTCAAGAAAAAATCCCGGTAGTCCCGAAAATGATTTAGGATGCGCTTTAATAAAAGGAGTATGCTTAGAAAAATACAGTTTCTTGCTTCAAGAGTACTGGGACCTGACTCGGTCTTGGCATGCCGGCGCAAGATGGTTTAAGCATCGTTTACTTAAAGGCGGAGACAATTATATTGAGGTCTATGGAGTA
It includes:
- a CDS encoding glycosyltransferase family 2 protein, translating into MQLGITTIQRDRAPWIKEWVAFHYLVGFRKFYIYTHMCLDNTEEILNGLKNKFDITIIPVGPEVETAQMTSYQHSCDNFLKEVDYMAFIDSDEFLFPTAHDSMETALAEFNDKKISALGVYWSCFGSSGYIEEPPGLIIENYRRRADGNFEANHHVKSIVRGRQAASSVQVGENAHLFKTPLGTFDENLRPITCGLEINYEPTYEKFRINHYICQSRSYFLNFKKINVAIFKERIKPESWWEEHDINDVLDNSTDKFIGPLKNILNSI